One region of Pogona vitticeps strain Pit_001003342236 chromosome 1, PviZW2.1, whole genome shotgun sequence genomic DNA includes:
- the LOC144586453 gene encoding uncharacterized protein F54H12.2-like codes for MAFIHGSSEECAKSELDIFQLSPTQTSVESCMYIEVPPLAALTPNGQIEFYITGNSEDYIDLNNTLLYVVCKITKANGTNIAVDAKVGFVNYPIASLFSQLDVTLGDRLISQSNNCYPYRAMIELLMNYGADSLSTQFAAGGFYRDGYTAMEQTTVAPHTRNWGFRMRAEHTGTSKKWDLMGPLHNELFFQEKMLLNGVDVKIKLTRSKDMFCLLSGDAGEHYKVDILNASLFVKRVKVSPGVRIGHAEALLTSNAKYPIERVGMKVFSIPAGSLVCNQENLFLGQLPKQLVITFVDNEAFSGAYDKNPFNFQHFNVNFIALYVDGVQVPAKPLQPDYANGLCVREYMQLVQTSGKAMKDQDIFITPNEFAHGYTLYAFDLTPDHGCSEHYSLIKTGNLRAEIRFAQPLTATINMLLYGVFDNVIEISHSRNVLFDYM; via the coding sequence atggcgtTCATTCACGGCTCCTCTGAAGAgtgtgccaaatctgaattggatatttttcagctatcacctacacaaaccagcgtggaaagctgtatgtatatagagGTCCCTCCCTTAGCAGCGCTAACACCCAACGGCCAAATAGAGTTTTATATAACTGGTAACAGTGAAGATTATATCgatttaaacaataccttgctctacgtggtgtgtaagatcacaaaagcaaatgggacaaaCATCGCTGTGGATGCTAAAGTGGGCTTTGTAAATTATCCCATTGCCTCGCTCTTTAGCCAACTGGACGTTACCCTTGGAGATCGGCTCATCAGTCAGAGTAATAATTGCTACCCCTATAGAGCGATGATAGAGCTGCTTATGAATTACGGCGCTGACAGCTTGAGCACTCAATTTGCGGCGGGCGGCTTTTATAGAGATGGTTATACAGCCATGGAACAAACCACCGTCGCCCCCCATACCAGAAACTGGGGTTTTCGAATGAGAGCAGAACACACCGGAACCAGCAAGAAATGGGATCTGATGGGGCCGTTGCATAATGagctattttttcaggagaaaatgttactgaacggcgtagatgtgaaaatcaaacttacCCGTAGCAAGGACATGTTCTGTCTGCTGAGTGGTGATGCTGGTGAGCACtacaaagtggatattttaaacgcctctctgtttgtcaaaagggtgaaagtgtcCCCAGGAGTTCGCATAGGACACGCAGAGGCCCTTCTCACTTCTAATGCAAAATACCCCATTGAACGCGTGGGCATGAAAGTATTCAGCATACCTGCAGGAAGCcttgtgtgcaatcaagaaaacctttttctggggCAGTTGCCTAAACAGCTCGTCATAACTTTTGTCGACAATGAGGCTTTCAGTGGTGCATATGACAAAAACCCtttcaatttccaacatttcaatgttaattttatagCCTTGTACGTTGATGGGGTACAAGTTCCAGCAAAGCCCCTCCAGCCTGATTATGCAAACGGACTATGTGTCAGAGAGTACATGCAGCTGGTACAAACCTCAGGGAAAGCCATGAaggaccaagacattttcatcACCCCTAACGAATTTGCACACGGATACACCCTATATGCCTTTGACCTGACACCGGATCATGGCTGCTCagaacattattctctgatcaagaCTGGAAACCTTCGAGCTGAGATCCGTTTTGCCCAACCCCTAACGGCCACTATTAACATGCTCTTATACGGGGTATTTGACAATGTGATTGAAATCAGCCATAGCAGAAACGTCCTCTTTGATTACATGTGA